The DNA sequence AGGGCTGATCTCTCCCCGGCCTCCCCGGCCCTGCCTCCCACCCCGGGACACATCCCCGCCCGGGGCTCTCCTCCCCTCCTCCCCTCCTCGACACCGCCGCAGCGACGGACCGCCGCGGCGGCCCCCACCGCGCCCTCCGGCCCCGCGCACAGGGCGCGCCTTCAGAAAGGACACGCCGCCGTGTCTTCTTCCCGAGGAACCCGCACCAGAGCCGCACGCCTCATCTCCCCGTTCCTCCTCACCGCCCTGGCCACCACCGGCCTCACCGGAACCCTCGCCGCACCCTCGTACGCCGTCGCCGCCACCCTGGAAGCGGAGTCGGCCACCCTCTCGGGCGGTGCCCGAGCCGAGTCGGCACATTCCGGTTTCACCGGCGCCGGCTACGTCGGCGGCTTCACGGACGGCAACAAGGGGGCCGCCTCCGCCTCCTTCGCGGTGCAGTCCACCGCGGCCGGTACGGGCTCGGTCGCGATCCGGTACGCCAACGGCACGGGCGCGGCCCAGACCCTGAGCCTCTACGTCAACGGGGTCAAGGTCCGCCAGGTGTCGCTCCCGGCCACCGCGAACTGGGACACCTGGGCCACCCGCCAGGAACCGGTCCCGCTGGTGAACGGAGCCAATGCGGTGGCGCTGACCTTCACCACCGCCGACTCCGGCAACGTCAACCTCGACAGCCTCACCCCCACCAGCCCGCCGGGCACACCCACCGACCCACCGCCCGCCTCTCTCAGCCACCAGGCGGAGACCGCCTTCGCCTCGGGCGGCCCCGCCTCCGCCTCCGCCGTCCCCGGCTTCAGCGGCGCCGGCTACCTGACGGGCTTCACCGCCACCGGTGCCCGAGCCGTCTTCTCCGTCTCCGCGCCCACCGCCGCCACCCGGCAGGTGGCCGTCCGCTACCGCACCCCCGGGGCGAACGCCGCGACCATCACCCTGACCGCGAACGGTGTCCCCGTACGCCGCCTCACCCTGCCCGCCACTTCAGGAGCCTGGGCCGGCTTCACCACCGACGCGCCCCTGCGCGCCCAGCTCAACACCCTCACCCTGCGCACGGAGAGCGGGGACAACGGCGACCTCCAGCTCGACGGCATCGAGGTCACCGGCTCCGCACCGAACGCCGCCCGCGGCGCGACCCTCCCGTACACCGTCCACGAGGCCGAGGCCGGCGCGACCAACGCCTCCGTCACCGGGCCGGACCGTACCTACAAGACCCTCGCCTCCGAGGCGTCGGGCCGCCGGGCCGTCGTACTCGACCAGACGGGGGAGTACGTCCAGTTCACCCTGGCCAAGGCCGCCAACGCCGTGACCGTGCGCTACTCGATCCCGGACAACGCCGCCGGCACGGGGAACAGCGCCAGCCTCAGCCTCTACGCCAACGGCGTCCACTCCAAGGACCTCGCCCTCACCTCCAAGTACAGCTGGGTCTACGGCGCCTACCCCTACGGCAACGACCCCGCGCAGGGCGAGGCCCACCGCTTCTTCGACGAGGCACGCACCCTCACCGGTGAGTTCCCCGCCGGCACCGTGCTGAGGTTCCAGAAGGACGCGGGGGACACCGCCGCCTCCTACGCCATCGACCTCGTCGAAACCGAGACCGCCCCGGCGGCAGCCACCATGCCCGCCACCGGCTTCGTCTCCGCGGCCACCCTCGGCGTCACCGCGAACGACAGCGGCGACGACACCGCCGCCCTCAACGCCGCCCTGTCCACGGCCACCGGCCAGGGCAAGGGCCTGTGGCTACCGGCCGGCACCTACGACATCTCCGGATCCGTCAACCTCGCCGGAGCCGTCCTGCGCGGCTCGGGCGAATGGCACACCACCCTGCGCGGCAAGAACGGCAAGGGCGGCCTCTTCGGGCGCGGCGGCACCAGCACCGTGCAGGACCTGGCGATCACCGGAGAGGCCGACCACCGCGACGACGGCAACAGCGACGCCGCCGTGGAGGGGGACTTCGGCTCCGGATCCACCCTGCAGAACCTCTGGATCCAGCACAGCAAGGTCGGCCTGTGGATCGACGCACCGACCCGGGGCCTGCTCGCCACCGGCCTGCGCATCCGAGATACGTACGCGGACGGGGTCAACCTGCACAAGGGCACCACGGGCAGCGAGGTCTCCCAAAGCAGCATCCGCAACACCGGTGACGACGCCCTCGCGATGTGGTCGCAGGCCCAGGCCGTCACCGACTGCGTGCTCCGCTTCAACACGGTCCAGCTCCCGCTGCTCGCCAACGGAGCCGCGATCTACGGCGGCAGCGGCAACCGGATCGAGGACAACCTGGTCGCCGACACCGTGACCGGCGCCGCGGGAATCGCCGTCAGCACCCGCTTCGGCATCCCCTTCAGCGGACCGACGACCGTCCAGCGCAACACCATCGACCGGGCCGGGGGCTACGAGCCCAACTGGGCCAGCAAGCTCGGCGCCCTGTGGGTCTACGCCGACACCTCCGAGATCACCACCCCGGTGATCCTCCAGGACAACGACATCCTGGACAGCACCTACAGCGGCCTGCTCGTCTCCTGGCAGAAGAACGTCGGGAACCTGACCGTGAAGAACACCCGGATCGCCAAGGCCGGCGGCTACGGCATCGAGATCAACGCGGCCGGATCGGGCACCTTCAGCGGGGTCACGGTCACCGACGCCGCCACCGGCGGACTGAGCCTCGCCGGCGGATTCGCCGTCAGCCGCGGGCCCGGCAACTCGGGCTGGTAGCACCACCGTCCGGCCTTCCCCCCCCCGGAACCCGGGGCCCGGTCACCTGAGACACCCCGCCCGACCGGGCCCCGCATCCCGGCATCGCCCGCCACCCCTGCCGCCACCGGCCGTCCGGCCCCGCGCGCACCACCCCGCCGTACCTACCGCACCAGGAGACCCCGTGTCCCAGAGCAGCCCCCGCCCCGCCGCCACCCCCTGGTGGCGGCACGCGGCGATCTACCAGATCTACATACGCAGCTTCGCCGACGGGAACGGCGACGGCATCGGTGACATCGCCGGAGTGCGCGGGCGGCTGCCGTACCTGAGGCAACTGGGCGTCGACGCGCTCTGGTTCAACCCCTGGTACGTCTCTCCGATGGCCGACGCCGGCTACGACGTGGCCGACTACCGCGACATCGACCCCCTCTTCGGCACGCTCGCCGAAGCCGAGGAGCTCATCGCCGAGGCCCACGGTCACGACCTCCGGGTCATCGTCGACCTCGTCCCCAACCACTGCTCCGACCGACATCCCTGGTTCGTCCAGGCCCTCGCCGCCGGCCCCGGATCCCCCGAGCGCGAGCGCTTCTGGTTCCTCCCCGGGCGCGGCGCATACGGCGAACTGCCGCCCAACGACTGGAACTCGTACTTCGGCGGCCCCGCCTGGACCCGGATCACCGAGGCCGACGGCACCCAGGGCCCCTGGTACCTGCACATGTTCGCCCCCGAGCAGCCGGACCTGAACTGGGAACACCCCGACGTCGGGACCGAGTTCGAGGACGTCCTGCGGTTCTGGCTCGACCGGGGGGTGGACGGCTTCCGCATCGACGTCGCGCACGGACTCGCCAAGAAGCCCGGCCTCCCCGACGTCGGCGAGAACCCCGACCCCACCGACCTGCCCTACCAGGACGTCGACGCCGTCCACACGGTCTACCGCGACTGGCGCAAGATCCTCGACACCTACCCCGGAGAACGCGTGTTCATCGGCGAGGTCTGGCTCCCGGAGGCCGAGCAGTTCGCCCGCTACCTGCGCCACGACGAACTGCACTCCGCCTTCAATTTCGACTACCTGTGCTGCCCTTGGGACTCCGGCGCCCTGCGCAAGGTCGTCGACGCGACGCTCGCCTCGCACGAACCGGTCGGCGCCCCGCCCACCTGGGTGCTCTCCAACCACGACACCATCCGCCACGTCACCCGCTACGGACGCGCCGACACCTCCTTCGACATGGGCGACAAGCGGCTCCTCGACCCCAGCGACACCGCACTCGGCCGCCACCGGGGCCGCGCCGCCGCCCTCGTCTCCCTCGCCCTGCCCGGCGGCGTCTACGTCTACCAGGGCGACGAACTCGGCCTGCCCGAGGTCCAGGACCTGCCCGACGAGGTCCTTCAGGACCCGACCTTCGTCCGCTCCGGTGGCGCGGACCGCGGCCGCGACGGCTGCCGCGTCCCGCTGCCGTGGGAGACCGGCGGCCCCTCCCTCGGCTTCTCCGCCCCGGCCGCCGGTCATGTCCAGACCGCCGGTCACGTCCCGGCCACAGGCCATGTCCCCGTCGCCGGTACGGCCCCGGCCGCGCCCTGGCTGCCCCAGCCGGAGGGGTGGGCCGAGCTCGGCGCCGAGGCCCAGCACGAGGACCCGTACTCCGTCCTCACCCTCTACCGGCAGGCGCTCGCACTGCGCGGCGCCGAACTGGCGGGGCTGCCCGAGACGCTGGAATGGGCCGACGCGGGGCCGGACACCCTCTGCTTCGACCGAACCGGCGGCTTCCGCTGCCTCACCGCCTTCGCGAGCCCGCTCCCGCTCCCCGGCGGCGCCCGCGTCCTGCTGGCCAGCGGCCCGCTCGGCACCGGTACGGACGGCCGGCCCGTACTGCCCCGGGACACCACGGTGTGGCTGCGCATGGCCGGGTAGCACGGGCACGGGTGGGTGGCGCAAGGGCGGCCCCGCGACGCGGGCCATCCGCATCGTGAGATGTGGTGTCACATGGCGGCGGCGGCGTGCCAGACTCTTCCGCATGCGCCAGCAGAAGATTAGCGCCGGCGTGCCGGCCCGGAGCTGAACTGAGACCACCCCAGCAGCCCACCGCCCGCACGCAGACCTCTCGCATCCGCGAGGGGTCTTCTTGTTTTCCGGGACCACGCACTCCGCCCCAGGACAGGAGCCCACCCCTCATGACCCGCAGCGATGTTCTCCCCGCCGTCGACGACGCCGTGCGCACCGGCGACACCGCCTGCCACACGCTGACCATCACCGTCCGGGACGGCGGCCACGCCCTCACCCGCATCTCCGCGGTCCTCAACAACCTCGCCGTGCGGACGCTTTCCTTCCGGGCTGCCGACGGCGGCGGCCTCGCGGTGTGCGAGATCGTGGTTCCGGTCGCCGACTCGCCCCGCGCTCAGGCCAAGCTCCGACGCTGCGTCGAGGTGGTCGAGCTGAGCGCCCACCCGGCGGGGGAGACCCGGGCCATCTGAACGAGCCGCACGGATTACTTGACTGACCGTTCCAGTATCTCGTACAGTACGGGATGTGGCCAGGAGCAAGGAATTCGATCCGGACGCCGCGCTGCAGTCGGCTCTGGAGCTGTTCTGGCGGCGCGGCTACGAGGCGACGTCGATGGCGGACCTCGTCGAGCGGCTCGGCATCGGCCGGGCCAGCATGTACGCCACCTTCGGGAACAAGCGCGAGCTCTACCTGAAGGCGCTGGACCGCTACAACGAGCAGCGCGACCCCGGCCTGCTGCGCGAGCTGTCCCAGCCGGGCCCCGCGCTGCCGGCCGTACGGACGGTGGTACGCCGCTTCGCCGCGGAGTCGAGCATCGACGAACTGCGGCTGAACGGCTGCTTCGTGACCAATACGGCCACGGAGCTCGGTGCGCACGACCCGGCGGCGGCCCGCAGGGTCGAAGCGAGCTGGAACCACATCGAGACCCTGCTGCACTCGGCACTGACCAGGGCCCAGGCCCAGGGGGAGCTGCCCGCGGACCGCGATCCGCGGATGCTCGCCAGGATGCTGCTGGTCCTGATGCAGGGCATGCGCGTCGTGGGCAAGGCCTCGCAGGACCCGGGCCGGGCGCGGGACGCGGCGGAGCAGGCCCTGACCCTGCTCGACTGACGGTCGCTGACCGGCCGGCCGTACGACCGCATGACCGCATGACCGCATGACCGCACGGCTGTACGGCGCCTCCCTTCGGGGAGGTTCTTTCAAGACTTCATTCTGGAATGTACGATCCAGTTCAAGGGGGAGTAATGACCGTCACGCAGACCGCACACACCACGAAGACGCTCACCGCGTCCGGATCCGGGGCGGCCCGTCCGGCGTCCGGCCCGGCCTTCGCACTGCTCGGCACCGTGCAGATGACGCTGATCTTCGCGCTCACCTCGCTCATCGTGCCGCTGCCCGCGATCGGTCGCGAATTCACCCTGGGCCGCGATGACTTGATGCTCCTGAGCGCCGCCTACGGGCTGAGCTTCGCCGGCCTCCTGCTCTTCGGGGGCCGCCTCGCCGACCGGTTCGGCGGGCGCCGGGTACTCACCGCCGGACTGCTCCTCTTCGCCGTGGCCTCCCTCGCCGCACCGTTCGCCCAGGGCCCCGGGATCCTGCTCACCGCCCGCTTCGCCCAGGGGGTGGGCGCCGCACTCACCGCACCCGCCGCCATGGCGGTCCTGCGGGCGGTCTTCCCCGAACCCGCCGCGTTCGGACGGGCGATGGCCACCTGGGGCGGGCTTTCGGTGCTCGGCGCGACCGCCGGGAACCTCCTCTCCGGTGTCATCTCGGCCCTGACCACCTGGCGACTGTCCTTCGCGGTCCCGGTCGCCGTCGCCGTCGCCGCACTGCTCCTGGCTCCCCGGCTGCTGCCCGCCACCCCGGCGGGCGAGGGCCGCTCGCTGGACCTGCCGGGCGCCCTGCTGGCCACCGCCGGAATCAGCCTCGCCAGCTACGGCTTCGTCCTCACCGACGTCCAGTCCTGGGGATCGACGGGCGTCCTGGTCACCCTGCTCACCGCGGCAGCGCTCCTGCTGGCCTTCCCGCTGGTGGAACGCCGGGTCCGTGACCCCCTGCTCCCGCTCGGATTCCTCCGAGACCGGCGCCGGGTCCTCGCCCTCGCGGCCATCGGCCTCACCGCCGCCGGCACGGCCGTGACCTTCGTCCTCCTCTCCCTCCACCTGCAGCAGGAACTCGGCTGGTCGGCGCTGCGGACCTCCGCCGCGTTCCTCCCCTTCGCGGTGGCGCTGCTCGTGGCCGGCCGGGTGGCGGGTTCCCTCGTGGCCCGGTACGGAGCGCCCCGCGTCACCACCGCCGGCCTCGTGGTCGCCGCGGCGGGGCTCGCTCTCCTCGCGCTCACCGGCCTGGCCGCGGAGATCCCGTACGCCTACGGCCTGCTCCCCGGCCTGCTCTTGCTGCCCGCCGGTACGGCGGCCGCCTTCGCGGGGGCCGCGGTGCTCGCCACGGACGGGGTGGAGGCCCACCAGGCGGGACTCGCCGGCGGGGTCATGAACACCGCGATGGAGCTCGGCCCGACCGTGGTCTTCGCCGCCGTGCTCTCCCTGGGCTCCGACACGGTCTCACTCGCCGCCACGGCGGTCGCCTTCGCCGCGGCCGGCTTCCTCAACACCCGCATCAAGTAGATCCGGGCCGGAAACGAGTTCGGCCCCCTTGACGCCTGGGCGTCAAGGGGGCCGAACCTTTGGTAGCGGGGACAGGATTTGAACCTGCGACCTCTGGGTTATGAGCCCAGCGAGCTACCGAGCTGCTCCACCCCGCGTCGTTGTGAGCATCACTGTACGGGATCCAGGGGGCCGCTCCCGACCACCATCGAACCGGCGCCGAAAATCCCTGCTCACCGAGACGGAAAATATGCGCGGGCGAGGTGAGAATTTCCGGACCGGGGGATGGAGTGCGTTTTATTTTCCCGCCGATCCGACCCCGGCGTGCTACTGTGGTTTGAGTTGCAGTTGTGGTTCCCAAAATTTCGAGCACCTCTGCCCACTCCTCTTCGTAGGAGCAGGGCGAGTGTTCTTGTTTTTCCGGCGTTTTCCGGGCTGGGCAATCATCGGCGACTTGAGGTTCGCACAGTGCGGATCTCTGGGCTGTGCCCCGAAGGAGATAAAAACATGGCTAATGGCACCGTGAAGTGGTTCAACGCGGAAAAGGGCTTCGGCTTCATCGAGCAGGAGGGTGGCGGTCCTGACGTGTTCGCCCACTACTCGAACATCGCCTCGCAGGGCTTCCGTGAGCTTCAGGAAGGCCAGAAGGTCAGCTTTGACATCGCGCAGGGCCAGAAGGGCCCGACCGCCGAGAACATCGTCACCGCCTGACGTTCACGCGTAACCGCGTAGCTGGGGCCCGCACCTTGGGGTGCGGGCCCCAGCTCGTTGCGTTTCTGGATCTGCGGGCCGTCTGGGCCCGCGTGAGCGGCGCGACGGGGAAACCTGTCCCAGCGCCCCACCGTTCGGCCGATGGATGCACTCCTCGGCTCCCCACCCGCATGCGGCGCACATTTCGCCGACACATAGGGTGATAATCATTATCTGACCAGTCGATCGAAGTTCGATTCGACTGCGTCATATCTTTTTATGCTCCGGCTCATTCTTGTGAATCCTCGTGCGGCCAGTTTTCCGCTGCCGAGAACTCCTCGATGTGCGCCGTATCGAGGAAGGTTCTGCATGAACCGCACGACCCGCATGAATGACCGCTCTTCGTCCTCCCGTTCGGGGGGCTCCAACAGCTCCTACGGCTCCAACAGCTCCTACGGTGGCTCGTACGGGGGCTCCTCCGGCTCCTCCAGCCGTTCCGGCAGCCGCTTCGGCTCCTCAGCCCCCAGCCGCTCCGGTGGCGGCGGCCCCAAGCGCTCGGGTGGCGGCGGCTACGGGCGCCGTCCCGTCGCACCGCAGGGCGAGTTCGCCCTGCCGGTCACCGTGGTCCCCGCGCTGCCCGCCGTCGAGGCGTTCGCCGATCTGGCCATGCCGGCCCAGCTGCTCACCACGCTCACCCGTGAAGGCATGACCACCCCCTTCCCGATCCAGGCGGCCACGCTGCCCAACGGCCTCGCGGGCCGCGACGTCCTGGGACGCGGCCGTACCGGCTCCGGCAAGACCCTGGCCTTCGGCCTCGCGCTGCTGGCCCGCACCGCCGGACAGCAGGCCGAGCCGGGCCAGCCGCTCGCGCTGGTCCTCGTACCCACGCGTGAGCTCGCCCAGCAGGTCACCGCGGCCCTCACGCCCTACGCCCGCGCGGTGAAGCTGAGGATCGCCACCGTCGTCGGCGGCATGCCGATCCACCGGCAGGCCGGCGCGCTGCGCGCCGGAGCCGAAGTGGTCGTCGCCACCCCGGGCCGGCTGAAGGACCTCATCCAGCGGGGTGACTGCCGGCTGAACCAGGTCGGGATCACCGTCCTCGACGAGGCCGACCAGATGGCGGACATGGGCTTCATGCCCCAGGTCACCGCACTCCTCGACCAGGTGCGCCCCGAGGGCCAGCGGATGCTGTTCTCCGCCACCCTGGACCGCAACGTCGACCTGCTGGTGCGCCGCTACCTGACCGACCCCGTCGTGCACTCCGTCGACCCCTCGGCCGGCGCCGTCACCACGATGGAACACCACGTCCTGCACGTGCAGAACTTCGACAAGCAGGCCGCCACGACCGAGATCGCCGCCCGCGAGGGCCGCGTGATCATGTTCCTGGACACCAAGCACGGCGTGGACAGGCTGACCGAGCACCTGCTGAGCAGCGGGGTGCGCGCCGCGGCGCTGCACGGCGGAAAGTCGCAGCCCCAGCGCACCCGTACCCTCACGCAGTTCAAGTCCGGACACGTCAGCGTGCTCGTGGCCACGAACGTCGCGGCCCGCGGCATCCACGTCGACAACCTCGACCTCGTCGTCAACGTGGACCCGCCGACCGACCCCAAGGACTACCTGCACCGCGGCGGCCGTACGGCCCGCGCCGGCGAGTCCGGCAGCGTCGTCACCCTGGTCCTGCCCAACCAGCGCCGGGACATGGTCCGTCTCATGCAGGCCGCGGGCATCACCCCGCAGACCGCTCAGGTCCGCTCCGGCGAGGCCGAGCTGAGCCGGATCACCGGCGCCCAGGCGCCGTCCGGGGTCCCGGTCGTCATCACGGCCCCCGTCACCGAGCGGCCCAGGGGTGGCACCGGCGGCGCCTCCCGTGGCCGCCGCAGCCGGCCCGCGCAGGACCGGCGCAGCAGGACCGCCGCCACCGCCCGGGGGCCGCAGCGCCAGTCCCCGGCCACCACGGCGGCTTAGGTAGCCCCGCCCGGATCCTGCCGGACCGGGCACGGACGGTTCTCTTCTACCTGTGAGGCAGCATGCGCTTCGTCATCGCCCGCTTTCCGTTCGACCTGACCAAGGCCGGGGTCCTGGAATCGATGAAGGGCGTCAAGCCCGAACCGATCACCGGTGACTCGGTGGTCATAGGGCGCCGGTCCTACCCCGTGAAGCAGGTGGGCGCCGTCATCACCCGCCAGGACCGCCGCGACTTCACCGCCGCCGAGGTCGTCAGGGCCCTGACCGCCCTGGGCTTCACCTGCCGCCCGCAGGAAACGGTCCCGGCGCCCGCCGTCGGCCTGACCCCGCTCCAGAAGGCGTCCGCCATGCTGGGCGCCCCCTCGAACGTGTAGCGGGAACGGCGGGAACAGCGGGACAACGCGTACGGAGCCCAGGGCCCCGGTCGGCCACCACCGACCGGGGCCCTGGGCCGTTTCGTACGCCCCGGCTCATGCCCGGCTCATGCCCGGCTCATGCCCTGGTCCAGCGCGGGCCCGCCGCGGTGGGGGCCGGCAGGGGTTCGGCTCCGTCCAGGCGCAGGCTGCGCAGCGTCGCGTCCGTCTCGCGCTGGAAGTGCGCGTAGGTGATCAGCCTCTCCCACAGCGGGTCGGGACGGCCCGGAACGGTGGCCCCGCGCGCCTCCCACTCGCGGGCGAGCTGCTCGAAGACGATCGCCCCGCCCGAGGGGGCGGCGCTGCCCGACTGCTGCCGCGGGATGCCCCGTGCCATCGCGGCGGGGGCGCGCTCGGGTGCCCGGTGCCGGGCCGGGGACGGGGAGACGGCGTGTGGAGTGCCCATGCCCGCCCCAACGATTCTGCGGGCCCCCGGGCACGCCCCCCGGACCGGCGGGATGAAGCGCGCGGCCCGGGCGGGGGAGCGGACGAGCCCGGCCGACGGACCCGGCCGGTCAGCCCAGACGGGTGGGTGAAGAGGCCGCCGGAGCCAGGATGCGGGGGGATCCGGTGCCGTCCGCCGGGACCGTCCAGAGGTCCGTGGTGTCCACGGAGCCTTCGGCGGGCAGGGCGTAGGTCAGGGTCCGGTCGTCGAGCCAGAGCGCCTGGTCGTCCACGCTGCGCTTCTCCGCCAGCGGGTGCTCCCGCAACGTGCCGAGGTCCAGCACGTGTTCGCGCCACAGGGATGCGCCGCGCTGGACCCGCTTCTTGTACGCGATCCGGGTCTCGTCGGGGGACAGGGAGGGGCATTCGACGTTCGAGGCGAGGGTGGTGACACTGCGCCTCGCGATCGACCCCTTCACCAGGTACGTCTGGTTGTTCGTGCCCAGGGTGGCGTAGAAGGTGTCGTCGTCCTTGGAGAAGGTGACGCCCCAGAAATTGGCGTCGCTCGCGCTGTAGGGGCGGCCGTCCAGCTCGATGGCGAACTTCTCCAGGTCCGGTTCGAGCGCCCCCGTACGGGTGTCCGCGATCGAGGTCCGGGTGGAGAAGAACGCGGAACCGTAGGACTCCCCGGCGACGAAGACCGTCCAGGCGGCGAAGCGGCCGCTCGGCGAGACCCGGGCCCGGGACGGGGTGCCCGCGAGCGGGAATGCGCGCACCGTGCGCAGCTCGGAGTCGACGATCAGCGCCCGGTTGTCCTGGGCGAGCGCGCCCGGGGAGGAATTCAGGCACACGCCGGTGCCGGCCGAGGCGTGGAAGCGCAGGCAGGTGAGGCCCGATGCGGTCCGCTCGTCCTGGCGGGCGCGGTCCGGTACGGAGACCAGGGCTCCGCGGTGCGGGCCCTTCGCGCCGTTGAGGAAGGCCAGGCCGTCGCGCCGGTCGAGCGTGACCTTGCCCGGGGCGGCCGTCGGGTCGCCCGCGCGGGTCTGCTCGGACCGGGCGGCGGCGCGCACCACCAGCACGCCGGCCACGCCTCCGAGGAGCAGCACGGCCAGGGCGAGTACGAGCAGCCGGCGTGAGCGCGTCATCGATGTCCTCGGGGGCGTCGGGATTGCGGGGCCCCGGCGGCGGCGCCGTCCGGGGCCGTGGGGCGGAGTACGAAACCGGCGACGGCCGCGCAGCAGCACAGGCCGGCCGCCGCCGCGGCGAGCGCCGGGCCCGAGCCCAGGACCGTCCACGCGGCGCCGAAGGCCAGCGAGCAGCCGAAGCGGGACAGGGCCTGGCCGGTGCCGACGAGCGCGATGCCGGTGGCCCGCAGCTTGGCCGGGACGGTCGCGGCGACGGCGGCGGGCAGCACCCCGTCGGTGGCGGCGTAGAACATGCCGTGCAGGGCGAGGACCAGGTAGGGGAGCGCGGGCAGGTCCGGGGCCCACAGGAGCAGCCCGTAACCGGCCAGCAGGAGGGCGTGCCCGGTGAGGAACACGCTGCGGCGGCCGATGCGGTCCGCCAGGGCGCCGGCCGGCACGGCCAGCAGCAGGAACACGGCCGCGGTGCCCAGGGGGAGCAGCGGGAACCACCGCTCGCCGATGCCGGTGCGGTCCTGGAGCAGCAGGTAGAGGAAGGCGTCGCTGACGGTGGTGAGCCCGAGCAGGGCGGCGCAGCCCGCCAGGGCGCGCAGCCGGGGCAGGCGCAGCAGTCCCAGTGCGTCGCG is a window from the Streptomyces sp. NBC_01244 genome containing:
- a CDS encoding TolB-like translocation protein, giving the protein MTRSRRLLVLALAVLLLGGVAGVLVVRAAARSEQTRAGDPTAAPGKVTLDRRDGLAFLNGAKGPHRGALVSVPDRARQDERTASGLTCLRFHASAGTGVCLNSSPGALAQDNRALIVDSELRTVRAFPLAGTPSRARVSPSGRFAAWTVFVAGESYGSAFFSTRTSIADTRTGALEPDLEKFAIELDGRPYSASDANFWGVTFSKDDDTFYATLGTNNQTYLVKGSIARRSVTTLASNVECPSLSPDETRIAYKKRVQRGASLWREHVLDLGTLREHPLAEKRSVDDQALWLDDRTLTYALPAEGSVDTTDLWTVPADGTGSPRILAPAASSPTRLG